In the Anomaloglossus baeobatrachus isolate aAnoBae1 unplaced genomic scaffold, aAnoBae1.hap1 Scaffold_260, whole genome shotgun sequence genome, gtgttgagatgagactacaatgggtctcttaaggtctgactgccgtgtccAAATTATGTAGAATGTCGTGTCTGCACGTGAGATAGATAATAATTGAATAGACCAATTATGACTCTCTCTCACGACTGGCAAGCAACTCCAACTGTTCTTTATTTTCAAACCAAAGCTTTTTATAGTATTGGTGTAAACAAAagcatagtccaatcaagtatcgcaggctggactcaggatgtataggaatttgcatagtctctgctggattggtcagtccaaactttagtAATTCCTTTGTTCCTTAACTTCTTTGGGAGTtgtccaggatgcagcagccatctttaagttacatgtgctggtatactgtATTAAGGATAATCACTAAATatgctgtagtatatatatatataatatatatatatatatatatatatatatatatatatatatatatatatatatatatatatatattatacatacatacatatatatacacacacacacccacacgtgTTATTAAAAAACaagagcattcataaatatgtgtgttagattACATTAAGTAAGCTACATAcctaagtctatgaaatggctgaattaagtatttttggttacttaattcttatcctcaacagtcccccctaaagacttatttctgccatttctgaattctaagggtactgtgttcccataGGAAGAGAGGTAGAGATATCTGTGTGGAAGACCTGCCTGACTGaatgttgaggcatgggcggaaaggggaaaggggttttcttaaccggtttgagaccaaggactcctaggcgagtcctcactctttgtagttggactttcccatgtctcaaggttctctaagtcctctcttctacctatattggcaatgatggtctgagactgtacaggtcttttgaaaaggataaatatgagcaggacgctcagtgcagctctggttggtcgacccttctgcaatgcaagGCGTTAATCCATTGAagtttctgcggttggatcggctcatctagtgttgactcatggctcttcctcacttgtcctttaggatcaatcagtcccttgactgaaaaccatatactactagctctgatttaagatctggaattggagaatacacctgtttatcacactattcagtcaatcatataaaaattgtgcatgcctgtgctaaaccaaaaaatatctcacataaagacctgtttattacgaaaagaaatcATAACATACATTTTGttcacgatttgccagtttccacttttctataaaatatacacttttgtttacttctgtaaacccatttattttttttttacataccaccttcatcatgtgcttctcagcaataacgtcattttctgcactggaatgcctctgaccaaacctgtaaagaaatctacacaacacgcacaagtagtgtgcattacacatgatccatcaaaagtaatctgacaggtgccccgcccctatcaaaatgTGTCAAAGTTGTGCTGTAGTACGCCCCTTATCTATAAAAGTGTATCaaaatgtgttttcttttattgattCGTGATATATTTATTGGATTTTGATAAATCTTGGTGTTGTAATTCACAATCTATATTCGTGATATATTTATTGGCTTTTGATAAATCTTGGTGGTGTAATTCACACTCTATAATATTAGTTCATAGGACTGATATTATAGAGTGTGTATTACAGCTTACAATTAACACCAGCAGTTGAATAGACGGTGTAGAGAACTGCTTATAAAGCGCTTTTCTACATTTGGGCTTAAAAGTTTCAAATAGCATATTCTTTAAAAACTACAGTGCTGAGCATAGGATCGTGTGTCACTCTGATTAAGTCCCTTTATCTTGCGTGTGCCCACATCTAGCAAAAATGTGAATGACCATACATTAGTGTGTGAGTTTGATTAACTGCTTTTAGCCTGTGTGATGACCACAACTAACAAGAAATGATAAGCCTGAAATGCTGTCCATGGCTGTGTCCAGAGATTACATGTCACAATTAACAGGGTCAGAAACTGCCGTGTGTGCAAAGAGGAAAAACAGGATAGCATACACACTATTAGTTAATAGAATATTGCTATTATATCATATTAGAGTTGTATTTAACTCTACTAGTGTATTTCACAATGTATAATATGTCAGGATTTTTTGAAACAGTAATCTGTAATGCGTCATGACATGTGTTCTCTTTTATTGCCAGTGATATATTTATTGTTTTATATCAAAACTCTGCTAGCGTAATTGAGCCTGTATAATATTAGTTACTATAATAATATTATTCTGCTACTGATATATTTATTGTTTCAATATCAAAACGCTGCTAGTGTAATTGAGCTTGTATAATATTAGTTACTATAATAATATTATTCTGCTAGTGTAATATTAGCTAATATAATATTATCTACTATCATTCAAGTGTGTATTTGATTTTGATTGGGTATATTATGTACATGCTCAATCCCACTATTACCTGACCTGGGCTATTAATCATGTTTTATAAGTCACCGAGTATAaagttatactgtttgtataaaagacagacacattaaaagtttaaaaagtttattgAGACCAAAAAGCAATTACATTTTAGATAAAAACCAAATACATTTTCAATGGCTCAGTCACAGAACAATCTGATACATTTACAGAATATCATGAGAGCATTAGAACACATCATTTATGCTTATAGGGTCAAATATCATCTTCTGTAAAGCTATATTGCTGACCATACAATACTGTGCCAGGCTGCTTAACTAGCTTAATTTTGCTTACATACAAATGACCATACAGCTGTGTTGAGAGATACCATACTACAGGCTCATCAATGGTTGCAAAGAGCTATGCAAAACTGCTTATGTAGACAAATTGAAAAGTCAGTGTGATTAGATAATTTAGCTTTTACAAAAGCAGATACTATACGGTCATTACTGTTTGAATCAGTAGTAAAGCATTGTAATATTTTATCGAATGATTTACCCCGTGCTAAATGGTACAAAATGTAAACGCAGTACTGCCCGCAAACACGTGAATATGTTGATTGTAATTTATTATTTTGATAACAATATAGTTCAGCGTTTCTGTTTAAGAAGCTTACAAACTCAGCAGGAAAAATTATGGAACAAGGCGGGTAGCCATAACTATCAAAGAATATTGCCTTCTTATCATCGCAGAGTACAATTAATATCCAATGACGGCCGCTTTGACTGGCGGTGTCTGTGTTCACGATGTAAGCAGCGGGTCTCTGATTCACTCTATATGACGGTAGCAAATCACACGGAAACACCCCAGCAAATATACGTTCTGTATAACGATCGGACTTCAGCAGATTTGTGAGTTGCAGGGTATTCATAATTAGATATAATCAAATAATACTTCTCTTCTGTTGTTGATTTCAAGTATAGTTGAGCTGAGAGCATATACGATCATATTTACAGTATGTGGTGTAGCTACCGCAAATCGCACTTCAGCGCGTAGGTTACCGGTTTTCACAAGCGAGAAATGACCACCGGGCTCTTGATCGGGGGATAAATCAAACGCAAATAATGTGAATCCATCCATAAATTCTTCACGGTCTATTGCCAAAGCAGAATCGGACCTTTGTTTCCCAGAAATCTGGGCTAACGACATAAACTCTCGAACGGCTAAATCAACATTGAAATTAGGTTGGTATGGCCGTGCTGGTATTTGTTGGCCATCGACATAAATTGCTGTCTGGCTTATGTTGAAATGAGCAAAGCACAAAGGATTTTTATTATATGAGCCACTAAATGCTTCATTATCTACAAATCCTAATATTACTGTTGAAGGAATTTGGCCTAAGAAGAGGTTCTCGTGGTTTGAAATACGTGTACCAGCCGGTATACTGTATACTTTCATGCAGGCCCTATCAATAGCGTATTTGGCGGTGGCAGCTAGTAGGGCCTGACTGTGGCCTATTCGTACAGCTGGAGAGACCTGCACTAGTTTTACATACAGAGCAGCGTGTGAGATTTGCACTTTATATTGCTCAGCATCAGCGGACATCAAACAAAAACTATCCTTATTTCTTGACAACTTGATCTTGAGGTCAAGACCGTTAAGTATGAGCTTTGGTTGATTAAATATATCTCCAAAAATTGGCCCCATGAGATCTACAGGTTTAGAGTTGGCTGATATAAAGGCTCTTTTGACAAAACCAGCATTTGCGCCATCCAAGGTCCGATCATTAtgatgtcctgcagtgtctttatagAACAATCCAGCAGTAAATTGCGATGATAATGTTTGTGAGCTGTAATTTAAAAGCGTTTCAATGTACGCTCTATAACTGTAGAGGTTATCCGACTGTGAGATAAGGCGATCGCCCAGAGTGATGTCAACCTGATTAAAGAGCGTAGCGAGGGGGTAATTTATAAAAGATACTCTGGCGTCAGCGCCGATAGCTGTATTATCTTGTTTGACGATGCGGCAATTTATGTACAGCAGCGTATTGTTTAGATCATAATAATATTCACCGCTGCCCGATATAAAAAATTCCAAGGGTGCATTGTCTGACAGAGCCGCAATAGGTTGAACTTCTACAAAAAGCGATTTCTCTATACGTGTCTGTGTTGGAGGGAGGTCAAAAATATCCAGTTCGGATTTTGCACACTCGATCGATGCTTCATGTATGAAAGCCATGATAAGCGATTAGAAGATGTCACCGAGAGAGCGTCTCACCCTTTTCTGGCGGTTTCGTCTCTTGGTAGTATTTTTAACCATGAGCATAGGGGGTTGTGAATAACGAGCCTGCCTTTTTCTTTTCTGCTGTTTTTTAGCAACATAAATAATTCCAGAGCCCTCCTGCGGGTCCGTGTTTATCCGATTCATTACGGCTGTTGAGAGGGATGTGACCGCATCTTTAGCTATGTTTCTGACAGCTGTCTTTACGTGCGGTTTTACTAATTCTATACCTTTCCTGAACAACGGTACGGCTCGCCTAAAAAGGCCTCTAAAAATACCTGCAAGACCCCCGCCATACATGTGCGCATCACCGCGAAAGCCCTCTAAACCATGGCCCGTTTGAGCCATATAATACCTTGCATAAATTGCTGGCTCGCCATACACCCTTTGAGACACCATTTTACTGTGTTAGCCCTTTCTCGGTCGAAAGTGTAATCGAATAATTACCTTGCCGTATTTGAATTTAACAGGCACACCCTGATCTGATAATATAGAGATCGTCACAGAATCAAAATGTTGCTTGCAAAGCGGTACATAATCGGGCCTTGTGTATTGGAGAGTGGTTAGTTCGCCACTCTTTCCCGTTACCTGCGCTGTTCGCAGAAGCTGAACATAACTATCCCCCACAAGTTGGTGTTGTATTATATCTGTGTACACATATAATGTATAAAACCCATCTTTTATATCTGCATACGTCTTTTTCCTTTCCAGATGTGCATTATCTACAGAGGCCTCAATATAGGGTGGTAGTCCTAAAATATGCGAGAGTTTCTGCCCTGGTGCAAAATGTATAGTCGGTGAATCCGACATGGTAACAGTTCTCTTCACATCGTCGTATCTTAGTTTAAAACCATCGGGTGCTACCTTCAATGCATCAATACGCTCATTAATGGCTCTTATGAGTTCAGCGATGTTTGAATAAAATCCCGGTTTCAAATAGAACTCCTTCAAAACTTCACCACGCTTCCCTATAAAGAAATTTCCATCATTCTGCTCAAACGTATACCATGTATGCGGGTATTGAATCTCGGTGAGCGCAACTTCAAAGGGTCCAGAAAGGTGTACAGGCTTTGCCAATTTGGTGGTATAAGATGATATTGTGTTCTCAGGATATATTCTAGAAGATGCATTGCTTGGTAATGTTATATAAAATGATTCCGCCTCCATGATTTAGATGTCTGTCAGCTGATCTTCTTTAATCCAACTGTTAAACTTTGAAGGAAAACCAAGCCACTTAACTAATACCAGTCTCTCACCGCTCTTACGCTTGCGTCTCAAAATTTTTTCGATTCTGTAGATGCGATTCTCATCCATTGCTATTTTTTGCAGCTCTTCTTTATAAAACGAACCCTGTACATCTTCACCGCTCAAATCAGCAATTTTATAGAGAGGTTTTTGAAATTTGACATTGATGGCTGTAATAACAAATATCTCATCGGTGTAGGTTTGTTCATAACCCTTAGCGAAAATGCCTTTATAGCGTGACACTCTTACATGATCGCCAATTTTTAAAGAAGGTTTAATAGGCTTAGCAGCGTTACTAGAAGCGTA is a window encoding:
- the LOC142263626 gene encoding uncharacterized protein F54H12.2-like → MAFIHEASIECAKSELDIFDLPPTQTRIEKSLFVEVQPIAALSDNAPLEFFISGSGEYYYDLNNTLLYINCRIVKQDNTAIGADARVSFINYPLATLFNQVDITLGDRLISQSDNLYSYRAYIETLLNYSSQTLSSQFTAGLFYKDTAGHHNDRTLDGANAGFVKRAFISANSKPVDLMGPIFGDIFNQPKLILNGLDLKIKLSRNKDSFCLMSADAEQYKVQISHAALYVKLVQVSPAVRIGHSQALLAATAKYAIDRACMKVYSIPAGTRISNHENLFLGQIPSTVILGFVDNEAFSGSYNKNPLCFAHFNISQTAIYVDGQQIPARPYQPNFNVDLAVREFMSLAQISGKQRSDSALAIDREEFMDGFTLFAFDLSPDQEPGGHFSLVKTGNLRAEVRFAVATPHTVNMIVYALSSTILEINNRREVLFDYI